One genomic segment of Corynebacterium durum includes these proteins:
- a CDS encoding subtype B tannase gives MSATGGSNSALNFDPKAFTAESTTVTMADGEEVTVNYKLWKGIVYVANPVDAEYQSMNIKQPTSVNGKEVDASGAPIVFAMNIGGYTSSAVNAEQPGGMPGGGMPPGGGAPPAGAGGVESGSGAQMSAGKHIDLGDYALASGLVVVNPGARGRDNVNADGVYFGKAPAAIVDLKAAMRYLKANSGVVPGNTDRIVSSGSSAGGALSVLLGASGGSDLYQKDLVALGAADASDVIYAVAGYCPITDLENADAAYEWCFGDATNETVSVNATVSEELRARFPQYMERLGLKDDQGRKLTADNLAEHMLSVHLRPSAKRYLDGLSDEDRAAYVAQNPWVEGDFTWEQFIDHTGRGKGAPAFDALDLSSGENSLFGNENTNARHFTTYAQGGDLEEGVEDAVTRMNPMGFILDRNPQRAQHWFLRVGAKDTDTSFSIVSNLASALSNAGDAVDTSYYWDAGHGANEDPDAFIAWVKSL, from the coding sequence GTGTCGGCAACAGGGGGCAGTAATTCTGCGTTAAATTTTGATCCCAAAGCATTCACTGCGGAAAGTACCACAGTGACAATGGCAGACGGTGAAGAAGTGACTGTCAACTACAAACTGTGGAAGGGGATTGTGTATGTCGCCAACCCGGTTGATGCCGAATATCAAAGCATGAATATCAAACAACCTACGTCCGTGAATGGAAAGGAAGTGGACGCTTCAGGGGCGCCCATTGTTTTTGCCATGAACATTGGTGGCTACACATCATCGGCCGTCAACGCTGAACAGCCGGGCGGAATGCCGGGCGGTGGCATGCCTCCAGGTGGTGGCGCCCCGCCGGCCGGGGCCGGTGGAGTTGAATCCGGCAGCGGCGCGCAAATGAGTGCCGGAAAGCATATTGACCTCGGCGATTATGCCCTGGCTAGTGGCCTTGTGGTGGTCAATCCTGGCGCACGCGGTCGCGATAACGTCAATGCGGATGGCGTGTACTTTGGCAAGGCACCTGCCGCGATTGTGGATCTTAAAGCAGCCATGCGATACCTGAAGGCCAACTCTGGTGTCGTGCCTGGTAACACCGATCGGATTGTCTCAAGTGGTAGTTCCGCTGGTGGTGCGTTGTCCGTGCTGTTGGGGGCGTCCGGCGGCAGCGACCTGTATCAGAAGGATCTTGTGGCGCTCGGGGCGGCGGATGCCAGTGACGTCATTTACGCCGTTGCTGGTTATTGCCCCATCACTGACCTGGAGAATGCGGACGCAGCCTATGAGTGGTGCTTTGGTGATGCCACGAACGAAACAGTCTCGGTCAACGCCACCGTCTCCGAGGAGTTGCGTGCACGTTTCCCGCAGTACATGGAGCGTTTGGGCCTCAAGGATGATCAGGGCAGGAAACTTACTGCGGATAACCTGGCGGAGCATATGTTGTCGGTGCATCTGCGCCCCTCGGCGAAGCGTTACCTGGATGGTCTATCGGATGAGGACCGGGCAGCATATGTGGCACAAAATCCGTGGGTGGAGGGTGATTTCACCTGGGAACAGTTCATTGATCACACAGGTCGCGGGAAGGGTGCTCCAGCATTTGACGCGCTTGATTTAAGCAGCGGCGAGAACAGCCTGTTTGGTAATGAGAACACAAATGCCCGGCATTTCACCACCTATGCACAGGGTGGCGATCTGGAGGAAGGAGTGGAGGATGCGGTCACGCGCATGAACCCGATGGGCTTTATCCTGGACCGCAACCCCCAACGCGCTCAACATTGGTTCCTCCGGGTGGGTGCGAAAGATACGGATACCAGTTTCTCTATTGTCAGCAACCTTGCCTCGGCGTTAAGTAACGCTGGTGACGCAGTGGACACGTCCTACTACTGGGACGCAGGCCATGGTGCTAATGAAGATCCTGATGCATTTATCGCATGGGTTAAATCACTATAA
- a CDS encoding ABC transporter ATP-binding protein: MPVAVRVQDFGWRHAGRKNPTLEGLTLSIDQGERVLLLGESGSGKSTLLAAIAGILGDDEGEQAGQVLIDGHPSRSVRGMVGLVLQDPDSQVICSRVGDDVVFGCENLGVPREEMWHRARRALDMVGLPLPFDHPTEHLSGGQKQRLALAGVIAMGARVIVLDEPTANLDPAGVRDVRDAVAQVAAETGATLIVVEHRVDTWCDVVDRLVVLGTAERGIIADGPPHHVLEHYGQRLADVGVWVPGIDVPIEPLPGVGDAQSALQATQLSVGWDSHTPVGEPRTLHLPLGCSTVITGPNGAGKTTLGLTLAGLLNPIAGTVEADATVARGLGTNPGGWTSEELASRIGCIFQNPEHQFLARTVREELLIGATLRDGAGGRGRGWFRKRRTPTTADLERVDELLHMLRLDHLAEAHPFSLSGGQKRRLSVATALVCAPSVIIMDEPTFGQDRQTFIELVRLLRGLREEGITLAAITHDELFIALMGQHHIEVR; encoded by the coding sequence ATGCCCGTTGCGGTACGTGTCCAGGATTTCGGCTGGCGGCACGCCGGACGTAAAAACCCCACCCTTGAGGGGTTGACCCTGAGTATCGACCAGGGCGAGCGGGTGCTCCTGCTCGGGGAATCTGGCTCGGGCAAATCAACACTGCTTGCGGCCATCGCCGGGATTCTCGGCGATGATGAAGGGGAACAGGCTGGGCAGGTGCTTATCGACGGCCACCCCTCCCGCAGCGTCCGCGGCATGGTGGGGTTGGTGCTGCAAGACCCCGATTCGCAGGTGATTTGTTCCCGCGTCGGCGACGACGTGGTGTTTGGCTGCGAGAACCTGGGGGTTCCGCGTGAGGAGATGTGGCACCGTGCGCGTCGCGCTCTGGACATGGTGGGATTGCCGCTGCCGTTTGATCACCCCACGGAACACCTCTCTGGCGGGCAGAAGCAACGATTGGCCCTCGCCGGCGTGATCGCCATGGGGGCGCGAGTGATCGTGCTTGATGAACCTACGGCGAACCTTGACCCGGCTGGTGTACGGGACGTCCGCGATGCCGTCGCCCAGGTCGCGGCGGAGACGGGCGCCACGCTGATTGTGGTGGAACATCGCGTGGACACGTGGTGTGACGTGGTGGATCGGCTTGTGGTTCTCGGCACCGCTGAGCGGGGCATCATTGCCGACGGTCCGCCTCACCACGTGTTGGAACACTATGGGCAACGTCTGGCCGACGTTGGTGTGTGGGTGCCCGGCATCGATGTTCCTATTGAACCGCTGCCTGGGGTTGGGGATGCACAATCTGCTCTCCAGGCAACACAATTGAGCGTTGGCTGGGACTCTCACACCCCTGTTGGCGAACCCCGCACATTGCACCTTCCCCTCGGCTGCTCCACGGTGATCACTGGACCCAACGGCGCGGGTAAAACCACCCTTGGTCTTACTCTCGCCGGGTTGCTGAACCCGATTGCGGGCACCGTTGAGGCCGACGCTACTGTTGCGCGCGGGCTTGGTACCAACCCTGGCGGGTGGACATCGGAAGAGCTGGCCAGCCGCATCGGGTGCATCTTCCAAAACCCCGAGCACCAGTTCCTAGCGCGCACTGTCCGGGAGGAACTGCTCATCGGTGCCACGTTGCGCGACGGCGCAGGTGGCAGGGGTAGGGGTTGGTTCCGCAAGCGCCGCACACCCACCACCGCAGACCTGGAACGCGTCGATGAATTGCTTCATATGCTGCGCCTTGACCATCTCGCCGAGGCGCACCCTTTCTCGCTGTCCGGTGGCCAGAAGCGCAGGTTGTCGGTAGCAACCGCACTGGTGTGCGCGCCCAGCGTCATCATCATGGACGAACCCACGTTCGGTCAGGATCGTCAAACCTTCATTGAACTCGTGCGTCTCCTTCGCGGGCTGCGTGAGGAGGGAATTACCCTCGCCGCCATCACTCACGACGAGCTCTTCATCGCCCTCATGGGCCAACACCACATTGAGGTGCGTTAA
- a CDS encoding DUF4232 domain-containing protein, which yields MTTPRLTTTTIGIAAAAFCLAVGLSACGTQNTSQMNAATPLTSTSTTKTTTTHKAPPSTPESTPVGPCEAEQLEMVATPSGNGAGSTFTEITLTNKGPACILKGFPGLSLLDGAKNQIGAAATREGEGQSDNSGSDGLIQTGSNAHFGLRSSNPHIHNCDSVAESVFVQVYPPNDTGSITAPLTLETCTDESVETLSVTHMS from the coding sequence ATGACTACTCCACGCCTCACCACAACAACCATAGGAATCGCGGCAGCCGCCTTCTGCCTAGCAGTAGGACTCAGTGCCTGCGGAACACAAAACACCTCGCAGATGAACGCAGCAACACCGCTCACTTCCACCTCAACCACCAAGACAACCACCACCCATAAAGCACCCCCATCCACCCCCGAAAGCACCCCCGTAGGCCCCTGCGAAGCTGAGCAACTAGAGATGGTCGCCACCCCCAGCGGCAACGGCGCAGGCTCCACCTTCACAGAAATCACCCTCACCAACAAAGGCCCAGCCTGCATCCTCAAAGGCTTCCCGGGGCTATCACTTCTCGACGGCGCGAAAAACCAGATCGGTGCAGCCGCCACCCGTGAAGGCGAGGGACAATCCGACAATTCCGGTTCCGACGGCCTGATCCAAACCGGTTCTAACGCGCACTTTGGCCTCAGGTCCAGCAACCCACACATCCACAACTGTGATTCCGTTGCGGAATCAGTGTTTGTGCAGGTCTACCCCCCGAATGACACTGGATCAATCACGGCACCATTGACGTTGGAAACCTGCACCGATGAATCGGTGGAGACTCTGTCAGTAACGCACATGTCCTAA
- a CDS encoding ECF transporter S component, protein MKKMMTWRVVDIVVAAVLGVACGLLFWVWNSIGYAWYTAAQAITPGFGGIATGIWLIGGVLGALVIRKPGAAIFVEVVAACVSAVLGNQWGIETVYSGLAQGLGAELMFAIFVYRRFSLPVAVLGGIGAAVGGWALELVTSANYAMSVTFNVIYLSTMCVSGALLAGALGFVLVRGLAATGALDRFAVGRERQRLV, encoded by the coding sequence ATGAAAAAGATGATGACGTGGCGTGTCGTGGACATTGTTGTTGCGGCAGTGCTTGGCGTGGCCTGTGGCCTGCTGTTTTGGGTATGGAATTCAATTGGCTACGCCTGGTACACGGCGGCGCAGGCCATAACACCCGGTTTCGGGGGTATCGCAACGGGTATCTGGTTGATCGGTGGCGTCTTGGGTGCACTGGTGATCCGCAAGCCGGGTGCCGCGATTTTCGTCGAAGTGGTGGCGGCTTGTGTGTCGGCCGTTCTGGGTAACCAGTGGGGGATAGAGACGGTGTATTCCGGCCTGGCTCAAGGGTTGGGTGCGGAACTAATGTTTGCGATTTTTGTTTACCGCCGGTTTTCCCTCCCGGTGGCTGTGCTCGGGGGTATTGGCGCGGCCGTTGGCGGCTGGGCGCTTGAACTGGTGACTAGTGCGAACTACGCAATGTCTGTGACTTTCAACGTGATTTATCTGTCCACCATGTGCGTCAGTGGCGCGTTGCTTGCTGGTGCGTTGGGGTTTGTGTTGGTGCGCGGCTTGGCGGCGACGGGCGCGCTGGATCGTTTCGCCGTGGGTCGCGAGCGCCAGCGCCTGGTGTAG
- a CDS encoding energy-coupling factor transporter transmembrane component T family protein produces MTSFMDAINPVTRIGAVLLLATPLLVSVDVVSAAVALTATILLAPLAGMPWLQLIRRSWPILAAAPISGLSMALYGRPEGTEYASFLFAHITDNSLQLALAIMVRVLAIGLPVVVLTARVDPTDFGDGLAQVLRFPARFVIGAVAGVRLLGLFRRDWASLGRARRARGVADTSRIRHAATMSFSLLVVALRRGTKLATAMEARGFGAPGLRTWGRASTVGWRDAVVLMIAAFISTAAIAVAVYAGTFRFLGA; encoded by the coding sequence ATGACCAGCTTCATGGACGCCATCAACCCCGTCACCAGGATTGGCGCGGTTCTTCTCCTGGCCACGCCGCTGCTGGTGAGCGTCGATGTGGTCTCCGCCGCCGTGGCACTTACAGCAACTATTCTGCTCGCGCCCCTCGCGGGGATGCCGTGGTTACAGCTCATCCGCCGCAGCTGGCCTATCCTCGCCGCCGCACCCATCTCGGGACTGTCGATGGCGCTCTACGGACGCCCAGAAGGAACGGAATACGCCAGTTTCCTCTTCGCACACATTACCGACAACTCCCTCCAGCTCGCGTTGGCGATTATGGTACGTGTTCTGGCCATCGGCCTGCCAGTGGTGGTGCTCACCGCGCGTGTGGACCCCACTGACTTTGGCGACGGCCTTGCCCAAGTCCTCCGATTTCCAGCACGTTTTGTCATTGGGGCTGTCGCAGGTGTCCGCCTCCTTGGACTCTTTCGCAGGGACTGGGCATCTCTCGGCAGAGCACGCCGCGCGCGGGGTGTTGCCGACACCTCCCGCATCCGCCACGCCGCCACCATGTCCTTCAGCCTGCTCGTTGTGGCACTGCGACGCGGTACGAAGCTCGCCACCGCCATGGAAGCCCGAGGATTTGGCGCGCCGGGTCTGCGCACATGGGGTCGCGCATCCACGGTTGGCTGGCGGGACGCGGTGGTGCTGATGATCGCAGCATTCATCTCCACCGCCGCCATCGCCGTTGCCGTCTACGCTGGAACATTCCGGTTTCTGGGGGCTTAA